The following proteins are co-located in the uncultured Draconibacterium sp. genome:
- a CDS encoding response regulator transcription factor, with amino-acid sequence MNSKHHIFLVEDDLSFGAVLKSYLEINEYEVTWVDDGKLAMNKFRNGEYHICILDVMLPNVDGFTIGAEIRKINREIPMVFLTAKTLKEDILKGYNVGADDYITKPFDTEVLLCKIQAIIKRQSTEAKAEEDHFSIGSYTFDSTLRNITRNGIKQKLSPKESDLLKLLCQNKNELLSRETALRKIWGEDGYFTARSMDVFITKLRKYLKDDPSIEIKNIHGSGFLLEVNS; translated from the coding sequence GTGAATAGTAAACATCATATATTTTTAGTGGAAGACGACCTGAGTTTTGGGGCGGTATTAAAATCGTACCTCGAAATTAATGAGTACGAAGTTACCTGGGTTGACGATGGCAAACTCGCGATGAATAAATTCAGAAACGGAGAATACCACATTTGCATCCTCGATGTAATGCTTCCCAATGTTGATGGTTTTACAATTGGCGCCGAAATCAGAAAAATAAACAGGGAAATTCCCATGGTATTTTTAACGGCCAAAACCTTAAAAGAAGACATACTAAAAGGATACAATGTTGGTGCCGACGATTACATTACCAAACCTTTCGACACTGAAGTTTTGTTGTGTAAAATACAGGCAATCATCAAACGGCAATCCACAGAAGCCAAAGCCGAAGAAGACCACTTTTCCATCGGCTCCTACACTTTCGACTCAACACTCAGAAACATCACCCGAAACGGGATAAAACAAAAACTGTCGCCAAAAGAATCTGATCTGTTAAAGTTATTGTGCCAGAACAAAAACGAACTGCTGTCGCGCGAAACCGCCTTGCGCAAAATTTGGGGCGAAGATGGCTATTTTACGGCACGAAGCATGGATGTTTTTATTACCAAACTTCGAAAGTACCTTAAAGATGATCCGTCAATTGAAATTAAAAACATTCACGGCAGCGGGTTTTTACTGGAAGTGAATTCCTAG
- a CDS encoding HAMP domain-containing sensor histidine kinase → MNKKIFTALIVLMGISILGIIAVQLVWMNNAIRVKNEMFKRSVNEALYQTVNRLEDIHNFGVVNEMVFNDDSLHWIKSGENDFEFDTDIDNNIQWFEKDDSIRVIRRSPAAKKPVKIIREYAPAKNEALIEITVDDESEAPKVARSISYSYSSNSKNGHLIIAGENIDTDKMVVFRKDTIISDADSLYAFSTIKIDSVLTDLKDFEIIQPDLSRRVKVKASNLKRMANKVVTEFSSWDIRQIDEELIYETLKKELQDKNIPLDFEFGIKRDSVMNFPHAVSDSATVANSIFQAQLYPNDIFQKNIKLAVFFPQKDSFIYRSLNWLLLASFLFSLFILVTFALSIFYILRQKKISEMKSDFINNMTHEFKTPIATISVASDSITNEKVVGDPERIKYFAGMIKKENARMNRQVEDILTIARLDKKDFEFNWETIDVHDLINDAVQGIALQIDKRNGKIETRFQAANPMISTDRIHCTNVIYNLIDNANKYSAEAPEIIISTKNEAKGVLISVEDKGIGMSKTVQAKIFERFYRQTSGNIHNVKGFGLGLSYVKAVLEANRGTISVQSEPGKGSKFDVFLPFVRE, encoded by the coding sequence ATGAACAAGAAAATTTTCACCGCTTTAATCGTACTTATGGGCATCTCAATACTTGGGATTATAGCCGTACAACTGGTATGGATGAACAATGCCATTCGGGTGAAAAACGAAATGTTTAAGCGCAGTGTTAACGAAGCTTTGTACCAAACGGTAAACCGCCTGGAAGACATTCATAATTTTGGAGTGGTAAACGAAATGGTGTTCAACGACGACTCGCTGCACTGGATCAAAAGTGGAGAAAATGATTTTGAATTTGATACAGACATTGACAATAATATACAGTGGTTTGAAAAAGACGACTCCATTCGGGTGATCCGGCGATCGCCGGCGGCTAAAAAACCCGTAAAAATAATCCGTGAATATGCTCCAGCCAAAAACGAAGCATTAATCGAAATTACAGTCGACGACGAATCGGAAGCTCCCAAAGTAGCCCGGTCGATAAGTTATTCGTACAGTTCCAACTCAAAAAACGGACATCTGATTATTGCAGGCGAAAACATCGACACTGATAAAATGGTGGTATTCCGAAAAGACACCATTATTTCGGATGCCGATTCGCTTTATGCTTTTAGCACCATAAAAATTGATTCGGTGCTCACCGATTTAAAAGACTTCGAAATTATTCAACCCGATCTTTCCAGGCGTGTTAAAGTAAAAGCCAGTAATTTAAAACGGATGGCGAACAAAGTTGTTACCGAATTTTCGTCGTGGGACATACGCCAGATTGATGAGGAGTTGATATACGAAACACTGAAAAAGGAGCTGCAGGATAAAAACATTCCGCTCGATTTTGAATTCGGAATAAAACGCGACAGTGTTATGAATTTTCCTCATGCCGTTTCGGATTCGGCCACGGTTGCCAATTCCATTTTTCAGGCACAACTCTACCCCAACGACATTTTCCAGAAAAACATAAAACTGGCAGTATTCTTTCCGCAAAAGGATAGTTTTATTTATCGCTCGTTAAACTGGTTGCTCCTGGCGTCATTCCTTTTTTCCTTGTTCATTTTGGTGACCTTTGCCCTGAGTATTTTTTACATTCTCCGGCAAAAGAAAATTTCTGAAATGAAATCGGATTTTATCAATAACATGACACACGAATTTAAAACTCCGATTGCAACGATTTCGGTGGCCAGCGATTCAATAACCAACGAAAAAGTAGTTGGCGATCCGGAGCGAATAAAATATTTTGCGGGTATGATTAAAAAAGAAAATGCCCGCATGAACCGACAGGTAGAAGATATTTTAACAATAGCCCGGCTGGATAAAAAAGACTTTGAATTTAACTGGGAAACCATTGATGTACACGACCTGATTAACGATGCGGTTCAGGGAATTGCGCTGCAGATTGACAAACGAAATGGTAAAATTGAAACCCGCTTTCAGGCTGCAAACCCAATGATTTCCACTGACCGAATACACTGTACAAACGTTATTTACAACTTAATCGACAATGCAAATAAATATTCGGCTGAGGCTCCGGAAATTATAATATCGACAAAAAATGAAGCAAAAGGTGTACTGATTTCGGTGGAAGACAAAGGAATTGGCATGTCGAAAACAGTGCAGGCAAAAATATTTGAGCGGTTTTATCGCCAAACCAGTGGTAACATACACAACGTAAAAGGTTTTGGACTGGGCTTGAGTTACGTAAAAGCAGTACTTGAAGCCAATCGCGGAACCATAAGCGTACAAAGCGAACCCGGAAAGGGAAGTAAATTTGATGTATTTTTACCCTTTGTGAGGGAATAA
- a CDS encoding MazG nucleotide pyrophosphohydrolase domain-containing protein: MGELFKAIRKSEGLAVDTNSTFTEVGDELADIFIYLCAIANRKGIRLEDAFRKKEEKNHQRIWKSI, translated from the coding sequence GTGGGAGAACTTTTTAAAGCAATCAGAAAATCAGAAGGTTTGGCGGTAGATACCAACTCAACATTCACTGAAGTGGGCGACGAACTTGCCGATATTTTTATCTACCTGTGCGCCATAGCCAACCGAAAAGGAATAAGGCTTGAAGATGCATTTCGCAAAAAAGAAGAAAAGAACCATCAACGAATCTGGAAATCGATATAA
- a CDS encoding SDR family oxidoreductase, which produces MTKNKIALITGAGKGIGKAIAIGLATLKYQTILIGRNKDNLEDVAAEILEKSWIEPEVFQLDITKQEDVKAAISKIISEFGQIDVLVNNAGIYFDGTTEITNADFTKMLETNVTAQLSVLKEVVPILKKQKSGYIFNIASRSGKVGFEGSGAYSASKFGMVGLSESLYRELNPLGISVTALCPGWVNTEMAYEAGTTLEAKQMIQPEDLFETIKWLLSLSPGACVKEVVIETPNSII; this is translated from the coding sequence ATGACAAAAAACAAAATCGCCTTGATTACCGGAGCAGGCAAAGGCATTGGAAAAGCAATAGCCATTGGACTTGCCACATTAAAATACCAGACCATATTAATTGGCAGAAACAAGGATAACCTGGAGGATGTTGCCGCTGAAATTCTTGAAAAATCATGGATTGAACCAGAAGTATTTCAACTCGACATTACAAAACAGGAAGATGTAAAAGCTGCCATTTCAAAAATTATTTCAGAATTCGGACAGATTGATGTGTTAGTAAATAACGCCGGAATTTATTTCGACGGGACTACAGAAATTACAAATGCCGATTTTACAAAAATGCTGGAAACCAATGTAACTGCCCAATTAAGCGTTTTAAAAGAAGTTGTTCCGATACTTAAAAAGCAAAAGTCGGGGTATATTTTTAATATCGCTTCGCGTTCGGGAAAAGTTGGATTTGAAGGAAGTGGCGCTTACAGTGCATCCAAATTTGGAATGGTGGGACTCAGCGAATCCTTGTATCGCGAGTTAAATCCACTTGGCATTTCGGTAACCGCACTTTGCCCGGGCTGGGTGAATACAGAAATGGCTTACGAGGCCGGAACAACACTGGAAGCCAAACAAATGATTCAGCCCGAAGATTTATTTGAAACCATAAAATGGTTACTGAGTTTATCTCCCGGAGCCTGTGTAAAAGAAGTAGTTATTGAAACGCCAAACAGTATTATCTGA
- the yiaK gene encoding 3-dehydro-L-gulonate 2-dehydrogenase, which translates to METIKVSYTEMKSVFTRILIKNNFSNVKAEQCAEIFAANSLDGVYSHGVYRFPRFINYIQKGFVKPDAEPEIVHTAGALEQWEGNLGPGPLNAEKCTVRAMELASKNGIGCVAIKNTNHWMRGGTYGWQAAKQGYVFIGWTNTEKNMPAWGAKESRLGNNPLVFAVPFRDEAIVIDFAMTQFSYGKIEATKLEGKDLPFAGGFNSKNELSSKPAEILETMRGLPIGYWKGAGLSLLLDILATILSAGLSTVELSKQEAEYGVSQVFIAIDLKKLHNFPAIEKTIAEIITDFKQSVPINETSAIRYPGERVVETRKTNLKLGIPVLRESWQNILKL; encoded by the coding sequence ATGGAAACCATAAAAGTTTCTTACACTGAAATGAAATCAGTGTTTACACGAATTCTTATCAAAAACAATTTTTCGAATGTAAAAGCAGAACAGTGTGCCGAAATTTTTGCGGCTAACAGCCTCGATGGAGTTTATTCGCACGGTGTTTACCGTTTCCCGCGTTTTATCAATTACATTCAAAAAGGTTTTGTAAAACCCGATGCTGAACCGGAAATAGTGCATACTGCAGGAGCATTGGAGCAATGGGAGGGCAACTTGGGGCCCGGCCCTTTGAATGCCGAAAAATGTACTGTTAGGGCCATGGAGCTGGCAAGTAAAAACGGCATCGGTTGTGTGGCCATAAAAAACACCAACCACTGGATGCGTGGCGGAACCTACGGATGGCAGGCTGCCAAACAAGGGTATGTTTTTATTGGCTGGACAAATACTGAAAAAAACATGCCGGCGTGGGGAGCCAAAGAAAGTCGACTGGGAAACAATCCGCTGGTTTTTGCAGTGCCTTTTAGAGACGAAGCCATTGTAATCGATTTTGCCATGACACAGTTTTCGTACGGAAAAATAGAGGCGACAAAATTGGAAGGAAAGGACTTGCCTTTTGCCGGTGGTTTTAATTCAAAAAACGAACTCAGCTCAAAACCAGCTGAAATTCTGGAAACCATGCGTGGCTTGCCAATTGGATACTGGAAAGGTGCAGGGTTATCGCTTTTGCTTGATATTTTGGCAACAATTCTTTCGGCCGGATTATCAACCGTTGAACTCAGCAAACAGGAAGCGGAATATGGTGTGTCGCAGGTTTTTATTGCCATCGACTTAAAAAAACTCCACAATTTCCCCGCAATAGAAAAAACCATTGCCGAAATAATTACCGACTTTAAACAATCGGTTCCAATAAATGAGACTTCTGCTATTCGTTATCCGGGCGAAAGAGTGGTGGAAACACGCAAAACAAATTTAAAACTGGGTATTCCGGTACTAAGAGAATCCTGGCAAAATATTTTAAAGCTTTGA